The following is a genomic window from Phaeodactylum tricornutum CCAP 1055/1 chromosome 31, whole genome shotgun sequence.
GAATGAAAGAAACTGGACTTGGATTGGTCAACAGTTAGCAAAGGACTTTGAAGGGGCTAAAGCAGTTGTGGcagattttgacaaaggAATTCAAGCCATGCCTTCCAATCAATTGTGTCTAGTATGGGGGCACAATTTGGGCGCTGCATACGGCATATGATTGGCAATGTACGAGATCATGGTGTGAAGCGAAAGATTCCAGATGCTGTTGTTTCTACTGTTTTTGCTTTAGCAAAATGTCGGACAAGGGATGCATACAAAAAAGCACTGCAAAAACTTGAGCTAATGGATGAAGAAGTTGCAGTTTGGTTTGACGAACGGAAGGAACAATTTGCTGCTTACTTGTTCCTGCAAGCTGGAAAACCACGGTACGGAAAGCAGTTAagcaagaaaaagctgaGCCCAACAAACCCCCTTTGTGACAGGATGAATTCGTACTTCgtcttgcgttgctttctacactttctcctttttgttgCCGCTGAGGTAGCGGCAACAAGTACTTCGCGTcgtgacaaagaaagagcTTGCTGCTGGGTGGAGAGTCAAATATTTCATGGAGGGAACTGCCAAATTGAATCTTAATGGCTACACATAGTATATGGGGTTGTTCTTAAGTaaaaatattacttagaaagcatttcccgcgagaataaaaacacaTAGAAgcagtgtgatttttcccaaatagcgaaaatttcacccctgctcatcccaaataccgaattttctcttcctACAATTATCACGTACACTCCATTCTATTTACTAACCCAACGAAGGGGTACCGTTGACAGCAGTAAAATATCAGAGCCAAAAAGCAGATGCAAAACTAACCTTATTATGTAGTAAGACAACTCCGTCTTGTGTCGTTCTGTATAGGAATTATGCAACTTTTTGTCTCCTGATAAACAGTAACTTTTCTGATGTTATGTGAGCACATGAATGAAAACGATGCCATACCTATTTCCGAAATAGTAAGAACCCGGAAAGTGAGAAACACCTAGAAATATGCCTTTCAATTCGTGCTGTGAAGCATTCATATACAATTAATAAAATACGGATCTCCATGTGGACGCCTACCTATGTTTACGAACTCACAAATTTCATGGGTAACAGACCGAACGGACAATCGTTCGAATTCCCTCGAGTCGTCGTTTTCAATCAACCGCGGGATTCACTGTCCGCGCCCATTTCCTTACTGTGAAAATGAATCTCCCACTAAAGAGGTAGATAGTGTGGAATAGTTCAATGCTCGTATGGCACCAGTCCCCACACCATTCATATCATTGCGTTTCAAACAGAGATCCTAGTAGAATATAGAATGCGCCCACGTACACATATCCATAATTTCGTTACTTGCCAATCAAGTAGGTCATCAAACCGCCATTTGGAATATGGACTTCCCTCGGCCCGATGAGCCCGCGCCATTGCTTCTCGAAAAGAATATTGCTTCTAGAGCAGTTCTTTCCTGTTAGTCAATCGAGCTCGTCGTGGCttactcactgtcatatCAGCTGGACCATCATCCTGGCTTTCAAACTGCTCTGTATCTACTCGTCATGGGATTCTGGACAAGGAAATGCAAGAGTAACTACATGAAAATAGACTGTTTAGCCTTCTTCTATATTAACTAATTGTTGTCCACTACGAGATCCGAGCACAAGAAAGATTCATTTTCTAGGAACCGGTACTTGACAAATATTTGCTTGGCTTCCAATTCCTTGATGAGTTGTCGAATTTCACACAACCTCGGTTGCAGGGATTACCTGACTCGGAGCTTCCACTCggtcgtcatcgtccaaCAAAGGAATTTCACGATAGTTGGAAGGAGCGGGCGGACGTCGTTCATCCTCTCGCAATGCCGATGATGCCATGTCCAGGGCCAAAATCTCCGCGTTCATACTCTCCTTGTCGATGCGCAGATTGAAGTACAGGACAGTCTGCAGACTGTTATAGAAAAGATTAGGACTTTGCGATAAACAGAAAAACGTCCTGGTTGCCCAAGACTCCAGATCAAAAGATGCCGAAGACGTTACTTACATGTTGGAGCAGGGCAGGAGGAACACTTGTGGAAAGTATGATACTATCACTCCCATGATCATCGCGGATGGATGTGTCGGATCTCCCCCGCCGACAACTCGCCTGACTACTCCATTAATGAGCATTGAGCCCGCAGTGAAGATGAAAACATAACAAAACACGTAGCACCACCGAGAAGAAGCAAGCTCAAAGGCCCGCCTGACTCCGGCAACTGCGGATTTGCTCTCAATCACAATAGCAGGGACGAATAGAGTCATACAAACCGAAAGGTAAAGAACAAAAGCAGCAAAGCAACTCAACAGAATGGAAATAACAAAAATACCTACTGTCGCGTTCTTCGTCAAAAAGGTGAACACCGCAGCTCGGACCAGAAGTACGACTAGGAGTCCCAGAAGAATGGCTAAACCGTAGAGACAGCTCGCACCGAGCAATGACCAAAAGTGCGGTAAAGCTCGCTGGAAGCACGCGTACCAGTTAGGCTGCCTACCCGAGTACATTTCAGCTACGGCTCGTATCATCCCAGCTTGCCCAATAATGGTTGTTACCAAATACGCTATCGTTTCAATCGCGAAGATAATGGTCAATCCGACTACGTGCTTGCCAAAATCTACATCGCCTTGTTCGTTGAATTGCATCACGTACGAAACGGCCACTTCCACCGTGGTAATCATTATCAACAGGAATGGAACCATGGAAATTGCTGATAGGGGCAAGAACACGTCGTAGCGATCAACAAAGATATCACAGACTCGTCTGAACGTCTGCTTCAGAGAAAGACGATCGAATGTGATATAGGAGGGAGGGCCATCCATGGTGGACAATTCTTCTATCTTTCGGCAAGCCGAAACACAGAGCTGCAAGGAAGTTTGAAAGAGAGAAATGGTATGCGTTCGGTTGTGCCGGCTCCACTAGAGAAACGTAGGGAGAGGTTGTTCGCTCCATAGTTGTCTAGGATGCGATGGGCACGAGTATGCCTCTCATCCTACGTCTGGGCCAAAAGGAATCGTTTCTGCGGGATTCAGAATATAAATGGAAGTAGTCCGGAAGCTGAAGTCGAAAAAGCTGGACTATGTTTTTCCTAACTGTTAAGCGCGGCTAACAGCACAAGGAAGCAAGAGTCTTACATTCAGAATTAGTGTGACACTTCGAAATGACTCTTTGTACAGTGAAATGTCTTTCTTGGATCGAAATTCGTCGATACAACGAGGTTGGCCGCAAAAAACTTGGTACAATGCGAGGACGTTTTGgtcatcgtcaccaaaaAACGTAAAATCTGACAAACTGACGCCACATTTTATTGAGCTTTGAACGATTCCCTTCGGATGCCGGCTCGATAATTTACAGGAGACCAACATACTTGCCATCAATCACAATCAGATAAACAATATCCACAATGGCGCAATTTAAAGTTACAGCTTCCATTCTGCTCAgtgctttgcttttgcaaGGATCGCAGGCTAAGTTTTTCTCGGAGGACTCTGAGgtcctcactgtcaatcgtGTACCAAAGATTAGCAAAAGTGGCAACAAAAGCCAACCTCTAAGGGAACCGGAATCGGTGccttcgtcgtctttttcggGCGGTTTTATTACAGCCGAAAAGGAAGTTTCGACTGCCTTCCGAGACCGTACCAGTACCGCTTTTGGCCGAGTCTCCTGGGGAAACAATACTCTCAAACGGAGCAAAAGGACAAAGAGTGCCAAAGGCTCCGACCCAGGAAGCTCAGATTCAACTCCGGGCAGCGAGATTCTAACTGTCATTCGTCAACGGCAAAAACGAGGGGGTAAGGGTTCGAGCAAGGATGACAACGCTTTACGAACGATTGAGCCAAAAGAGAGCCCCACTCCGTCACCGGTGGAcctttccactttttctccCGGTATGATCGACGAAACGCCCCAACCCAGCCCCGAAGAAACTTTTGCCCCCACATTGACTGGAACGACGCCTGTACCAAGCATAATTCAGACAAATCCTGGAGTACTGGCAACACCATTTCCTACTGACGAAGATGCCTTGCCGACGCCTTTTCCTACATTCTTTCCAACTGCGAACGAAAACCCTTTCCCTACCATTCCACAAAGTACATTCTTGCCCACTCCCACACCTCTATGCTTCGAGTCATCGCTGGAATTGCAATTCGCGGTAGACGAGTATTTGCTAGACAGCAGTCCCGACACGGAAGTGGCGTTCTTCTACGGGCATCCGATGGAAGAGTGGTGCGTCTCCAGCATCGTGGACTTCAGCAACCTTTTCTCTGCCTTTCGGAATTCGGACACCAGTACCTTCAATGAGCCTCTGAATGGTTGGGATATGTCGAGTGCcgaaacactcgaaaacatGTTCGCGGGGGCCGAAAGCTTCGACCAACCCCTGTTTGATTGGGATACGTCCAACGTGTCTACTATGACTCGAGCGTTTAGTGGAGCAGAAAGTTTCAACAGCGACATACGAGCTTGGGATACCTCAAACGTCCTAGATATGCAAGCAATGTTTGCGGGAGCTATCAGCTTTAATGGCAATATTGCTTCTTGGGACATTCGAAATGTGGAGAATTTGTCTTTCATGTTCGCTGAAGCAACGAGCTTTGCTGGGGATTTATCGCAATGGGAACCACTCAGTGCCATTTCAATGGTGCAAATGTTTCTCGGTGCTAGCTCATTCAACAGCGATATTTCGAGATGGGACGTATCGGCAGTCGAATTATTCTCGAGTATGTTCAACGAAGCGATTTCCTTCAACCAAGACATATCTGGATTCGATTTGTCGAGTGCGACCAATTTGGACCGTATGATGTTCATGGCAGAGTCCTTTAGCCAAGATGTATGCAACTGGGGTTCTACGCTTGACCCATTTTTGGCTCCGTTCGAAGTTTTTCAAGGCACGGATTGCCCAAACGTCTCGGATCCCAGCCTTGATAACACCCCTCCAGGTCCCCTTTGCTTTCAATGTTCGTAGTTTCTGAAATCTAAATATGGCCGCAGTCGGCGAGTTGGTTGCTAGAGATCTCGTCGCCTACGCTACAGGAAGACGTACGGTAGTTCAACACACAAACAACGCTATTCCGTAAACTATCTAGATAATGGAATGAGCCACCATGAACAGGGTATTCTCGATTTCAGCTTCGCCATTTTTACAACAAAGTGTGTGGGGAGATGGATTGGTCTAATGTTAAGATAATTGAAAAATGTGAAATTTCAAGCAAAGTACTGATTACTGGACGGAATCAACGCCGATTCGTTCTTGTTCCTTGCTCCCGAGTCTAGGGCTTGGCGTCCTTGTTCTTAGCAACTACCTTGGCCACGGCGGCTTCGAACATGGCCATGGCCgcgtcgatttcgtccgcACTGATAATCAATGGTGGCACGAATCGCACTACGTTGCTACCCGCCGCCACTAAGAGCAAACCTTCATCCATGGCTGCTTGGACGATAACGCCAGGCGGAATGGAGGAATCCGTCACGACGACACCTCGCATGAGTCCCCATCCGCGAACGGCCCCAAGCGTGTCAGGGTACTTTTCGGCCACGGCTTGCAAACCCGCTTCGAGTTGAGTACCTCGTTCCTTTACGTTGGTGAGCAAATTATGCTCGCACATGTACGAGGCGACGGCTAGGCCCGCACTGCAGGCCAAGGGGTTACCACCGTAGGTGCTGGCGTGATCACCGGGGCCAAAGACGTTGGCGGCGTCCCCGCGGGCCATCATGGCGCCGATCGGAACGCCACCACCCAAGGCCTTGGCGGAAGTGAAGATGTCCGGTTCAACCCCCAGGTTTTCGTATCCCCATAATCTTCCGGAGCGCCCCATGCCGACCTGGACTTCGTCGCACATCATAAGGGCACCAGTTTCGTCGCATATTTCTCGAATGGTACGGAAGAATTCCTCGTCTCCGGCAATAATACCACCTTCTCCCTGCAAAGCTTCCATCATAATGGCAGCCAATCCTTGTCCGGACTCTTGCACTTCCTGAACTGCTGCCCGGAGTTCGTCAACGCTGTTGTAGGTAATGTACTTGAAGCCTTGGACCATTTGTCCGTCGTACCCGAATCCCTTGTGGTACTTGGGCTGTGCCGTTGCGGTGAGTGCGGCGAGTGTGCGTCCGTGAAAAGAGTCTTTGGCCGTAATAATGACCGGCTTGGTAATTCCACGGTTACTGGCGTGTCGTCGTGCACATTTAATGGCAGCTTCGTTGGCTTCGGCTCCGCTGTTGCAGAAAAAGACCTTTTCGGCGACGGAGTTGTCGCAGAGCCAGTGCGCGAGGGCGGCCTGGGAGGGGATGAGGTAAAGATTGGAAACATGATGAACGGAGTTCATTTGCTGAACAATGGCGTTCGTGAGATAATCGTTGGCGTGTCCCAAAGCGCAGGTCGCAATACCGGCAACGCAATCGAGGTATTCTTTGCCGTCCGTGGTGTAGAGCTTGCAGCCTTTACCGTTCCGAATCGTCAACGGGTAGCGTCTGAGTCGCAATTGTATGGTAAATAAACGAGTGTACGAGACAGAAAGAGAGCAGGAATGAGAACACGGAGAGACTGCGTATCCACAGAACACATCAAATGAACACCGAAGATTCCGACCCGGTCTCCGACATAGCTTTCGCCTTACTCACCCATAGGTCTTTTGGACATTGAGATCGTAAAGGTCCGCCGTTTCCGAGGTCTTCATCATGTCGTCAATGGACTTGGGAGgaaccaacgacgaagaagtaATCTTTTCAATGGTTGCTGGCAGCGCAGAGA
Proteins encoded in this region:
- a CDS encoding predicted protein, whose translation is MAQFKVTASILLSALLLQGSQAKFFSEDSEVLTVNRVPKISKSGNKSQPLREPESVPSSSFSGGFITAEKEVSTAFRDRTSTAFGRVSWGNNTLKRSKRTKSAKGSDPGSSDSTPGSEILTVIRQRQKRGGKGSSKDDNALRTIEPKESPTPSPVDLSTFSPGMIDETPQPSPEETFAPTLTGTTPVPSIIQTNPGVLATPFPTDEDALPTPFPTFFPTANENPFPTIPQSTFLPTPTPLCFESSLELQFAVDEYLLDSSPDTEVAFFYGHPMEEWCVSSIVDFSNLFSAFRNSDTSTFNEPLNGWDMSSAETLENMFAGAESFDQPLFDWDTSNVSTMTRAFSGAESFNSDIRAWDTSNVLDMQAMFAGAISFNGNIASWDIRNVENLSFMFAEATSFAGDLSQWEPLSAISMVQMFLGASSFNSDISRWDVSAVELFSSMFNEAISFNQDISGFDLSSATNLDRMMFMAESFSQDVCNWGSTLDPFLAPFEVFQGTDCPNVSDPSLDNTPPGPLCFQCS
- a CDS encoding acetylornithine aminotransferase (Acetylornithine aminotransferase catalyzes the following reaction, N2-acetyl-L-ornithine + 2-oxoglutarate = N-acetyl-L-glutamate 5-semialdehyde + L-glutamate. This gene is very well conserved in cyanobacteria and plants. In the diatom, it is upregulated under conditions of nitrate starvation.), which encodes MKFTMTSAPVLVLLAASTGESFLLSPSVAAASRSISALPATIEKITSSSLVPPKSIDDMMKTSETADLYDLNVQKTYGRYPLTIRNGKGCKLYTTDGKEYLDCVAGIATCALGHANDYLTNAIVQQMNSVHHVSNLYLIPSQAALAHWLCDNSVAEKVFFCNSGAEANEAAIKCARRHASNRGITKPVIITAKDSFHGRTLAALTATAQPKYHKGFGYDGQMVQGFKYITYNSVDELRAAVQEVQESGQGLAAIMMEALQGEGGIIAGDEEFFRTIREICDETGALMMCDEVQVGMGRSGRLWGYENLGVEPDIFTSAKALGGGVPIGAMMARGDAANVFGPGDHASTYGGNPLACSAGLAVASYMCEHNLLTNVKERGTQLEAGLQAVAEKYPDTLGAVRGWGLMRGVVVTDSSIPPGVIVQAAMDEGLLLVAAGSNVVRFVPPLIISADEIDAAMAMFEAAVAKVVAKNKDAKP
- a CDS encoding predicted protein — translated: MDGPPSYITFDRLSLKQTFRRVCDIFVDRYDVFLPLSAISMVPFLLIMITTVEVAVSYVMQFNEQGDVDFGKHVVGLTIIFAIETIAYLVTTIIGQAGMIRAVAEMYSGRQPNWYACFQRALPHFWSLLGASCLYGLAILLGLLVVLLVRAAVFTFLTKNATVGIFVISILLSCFAAFVLYLSVCMTLFVPAIVIESKSAVAGVRRAFELASSRWCYVFCYVFIFTAGSMLINGVVRRVVGGGDPTHPSAMIMGVIVSYFPQVFLLPCSNILQTVLYFNLRIDKESMNAEILALDMASSALREDERRPPAPSNYREIPLLDDDDRVEAPSQVIPATEVV